The following are encoded together in the Candidatus Tectomicrobia bacterium genome:
- a CDS encoding NAD-binding protein, whose translation MASVGFIGLGLMGKPMTRRLLGAGHKVAVANRSRPAVDELAGEGAVPCGNPAEVAKQAEVVFTCLPDAPHVEEVVLGPNGLAGAMRPGSVLVDCTSNQPASAAKVAKALAERGVEMLDAPVSGAPEGAAAGTLSIMVGGPRKAFERCKPLLDALGRKVVLVGEANGSGCIAKLANQVLVAVTFLGVGEALVLGAKAGLDPAALVEVLGAGLARCGALEVKAPKILSGDFRPGARVTMHVKDLRYALDQARERQVALPGAALVSQLFNALVANGEGDLDHIAVVKQIERMAGVEARARKSS comes from the coding sequence ATGGCTTCCGTGGGATTCATTGGACTGGGCCTGATGGGCAAGCCGATGACGCGGCGGCTGCTGGGGGCGGGCCACAAGGTGGCGGTCGCGAACCGCAGCCGCCCGGCCGTGGACGAGCTCGCGGGCGAGGGCGCCGTCCCCTGCGGGAACCCCGCCGAGGTGGCGAAGCAGGCCGAGGTGGTCTTCACCTGCCTGCCCGACGCCCCCCACGTGGAGGAGGTGGTCCTGGGGCCGAACGGGCTGGCGGGGGCCATGCGCCCCGGCAGCGTCCTCGTCGACTGCACGAGCAACCAGCCCGCCAGCGCGGCGAAGGTGGCCAAGGCGCTGGCGGAGCGGGGGGTGGAGATGCTCGACGCCCCGGTCTCGGGCGCCCCCGAGGGCGCGGCCGCGGGCACCCTCTCCATCATGGTGGGGGGGCCGCGCAAGGCCTTCGAGCGCTGCAAGCCCCTCCTCGACGCCCTGGGGCGCAAGGTGGTGCTCGTGGGGGAGGCCAACGGCTCGGGCTGCATCGCCAAGCTGGCGAACCAGGTGCTGGTGGCCGTCACCTTCCTCGGGGTGGGGGAGGCGCTGGTCCTGGGCGCCAAGGCGGGGCTCGACCCGGCGGCGCTGGTCGAGGTGCTGGGCGCCGGGCTCGCCCGCTGCGGCGCCCTCGAGGTCAAGGCGCCCAAGATCCTCTCGGGGGACTTCCGTCCCGGCGCGCGCGTCACGATGCACGTCAAGGACCTGCGCTACGCGCTCGATCAAGCCCGCGAGCGCCAGGTGGCGCTGCCGGGGGCGGCCCTCGTCTCGCAGCTGTTCAACGCCCTGGTGGCGAACGGGGAAGGGGACCTCGACCACATCGCCGTCGTGAAGCAGATCGAGCGCATGGCGGGGGTGGAGGCGCGGGCGCGCAAGTCTTCTTGA
- a CDS encoding YceI family protein has translation MCQSAAAAPVVYRYEVIPERSRVSFSFRGIILPSDAYFGIVRGEILLPVGDGLEGASGRIEVETASVRAGDPIQERMLRDQVLEAERHPRAELRVPAARASGPPGRRGRERDWEAEGQGVLSLHGVERRVSLRFQIADTGAELYLRGEGEVRLSEFDMARPATLLLMPGSDAVRVRVRLVAQPAPRPAK, from the coding sequence ATGTGCCAGTCCGCGGCCGCCGCCCCGGTCGTCTACCGCTACGAGGTGATCCCGGAGCGCAGCCGCGTCTCCTTCTCCTTCCGGGGGATCATCCTTCCCAGCGACGCCTATTTCGGGATCGTCCGGGGGGAGATCCTCCTCCCGGTCGGCGACGGCCTCGAAGGGGCCTCCGGCCGCATCGAGGTGGAGACGGCCTCGGTCCGGGCGGGCGACCCCATCCAGGAGCGGATGCTCCGGGACCAGGTGCTGGAGGCGGAGCGCCACCCCAGGGCGGAGCTGCGGGTCCCCGCCGCGCGCGCCTCGGGGCCGCCCGGGCGCCGGGGCCGGGAGCGGGACTGGGAGGCCGAGGGCCAGGGGGTCCTCTCGCTCCACGGCGTGGAGCGGCGGGTCTCCCTCCGGTTCCAGATCGCCGACACGGGGGCCGAGCTTTACCTGCGGGGGGAGGGGGAGGTCCGGCTCTCCGAGTTCGACATGGCGCGTCCCGCGACCCTCCTCCTCATGCCCGGGAGCGACGCGGTGCGGGTGAGGGTGCGGCTCGTGGCGCAGCCGGCGCCGCGCCCCGCAAAATAG
- a CDS encoding M28 family peptidase, whose amino-acid sequence MASISADVNADLLWKHMEALCQWERYTGTAGENAAVDYIAREMDALGIPVTVHEFDAYISIPGPASLDILGKDEERIPAITAVFAASTGEAGVTGDAAYVGEAEGPGEGSVAGRIVVAERMMSPARFFAFERAGAIAQVYVNLGYAHEGPISTIWGSPTPETAGRLPCTPLVTLSREQGQDLIDRLKTRRHVRLRVRSKADTRWRRTRMPVADISPSKKSEEFALLGGHLDSWQIGANDNAAGDTTLMELARLIHARRRELRRGLRVIWFNGHSHGRFSGSTWYADHKFEELRARCVGYLNIDQPGARQATLYRPFSTADISAWVQDVVKRLGGQKTVPTHPLRMADQSFWGVGVPSFSFLPVLPEGAPDLQKDHPHAGFPEYWHNPADTLDKMDKKLLAEHCRLYAGALHELCSMEVAPLDPRTVAGVAEAELAALRKKAAGAFDLAEAEEAAREFRGAAQGLMKRIGKLKAPEANRALLKISHTLNPVLYTQAGPYDQDPASPAVRFPGLHRLNGYLAAGAASHEGRLLYTRLVRERNRAAAALRQAAEIAEGR is encoded by the coding sequence ATGGCATCCATCTCCGCCGACGTGAACGCCGATCTTCTCTGGAAGCACATGGAGGCGCTCTGCCAGTGGGAGCGCTACACGGGCACCGCGGGCGAGAACGCCGCCGTGGACTACATCGCGCGCGAGATGGACGCCCTCGGCATTCCGGTGACCGTCCACGAATTCGACGCCTACATCAGCATCCCCGGCCCCGCCTCGCTCGACATCCTCGGCAAGGACGAGGAGCGCATCCCCGCTATCACCGCCGTCTTCGCGGCCTCGACCGGGGAAGCCGGAGTGACGGGCGACGCCGCCTACGTGGGCGAGGCCGAGGGCCCGGGCGAGGGCTCGGTCGCGGGGCGCATTGTGGTGGCCGAGCGGATGATGAGCCCCGCCCGCTTCTTCGCCTTCGAGCGGGCCGGCGCCATCGCCCAGGTGTACGTGAACTTGGGCTACGCCCACGAGGGGCCCATCTCGACCATCTGGGGCTCCCCCACCCCCGAGACGGCGGGGCGGCTCCCCTGCACCCCCCTCGTCACCCTCTCCCGGGAGCAGGGCCAGGACCTCATCGACCGCCTCAAGACGAGGCGGCATGTGCGGCTCCGGGTGCGGTCCAAGGCCGACACCCGCTGGCGGCGCACCCGCATGCCCGTGGCCGACATCTCGCCCTCCAAGAAGTCCGAGGAGTTCGCCTTGCTGGGCGGCCACCTCGACTCCTGGCAGATCGGGGCGAACGACAACGCGGCCGGGGACACCACCCTCATGGAGCTGGCCCGGCTCATCCACGCCCGCCGCAGGGAGCTCCGGCGAGGGCTCCGGGTCATCTGGTTCAACGGCCACTCCCACGGGCGCTTCTCGGGCTCGACCTGGTACGCCGACCACAAGTTCGAGGAGCTGCGCGCGCGCTGCGTGGGCTACCTGAACATCGACCAGCCGGGCGCCCGCCAAGCCACTCTCTACCGGCCCTTCTCGACGGCGGACATCTCGGCCTGGGTGCAGGACGTGGTGAAGCGCCTGGGCGGCCAGAAGACCGTCCCCACCCATCCGCTGCGGATGGCGGACCAGTCCTTCTGGGGGGTGGGGGTGCCCTCGTTCTCGTTCCTGCCCGTCCTGCCCGAGGGGGCGCCGGACCTCCAGAAGGACCACCCCCACGCGGGCTTCCCGGAGTACTGGCACAACCCGGCCGACACCCTGGACAAGATGGACAAGAAGCTCCTGGCCGAGCACTGCCGCCTCTACGCGGGGGCGCTGCACGAGCTCTGCTCGATGGAGGTGGCGCCCCTCGACCCGAGGACGGTCGCGGGGGTGGCCGAGGCCGAGCTCGCCGCCCTGCGGAAGAAGGCGGCGGGGGCGTTCGATCTCGCGGAGGCCGAGGAGGCGGCGCGGGAGTTCCGGGGGGCGGCCCAGGGGCTGATGAAGCGCATCGGGAAGCTGAAGGCCCCCGAGGCGAACCGCGCTCTCCTCAAGATCAGCCACACCCTCAACCCCGTGCTCTACACCCAGGCGGGGCCCTACGACCAGGACCCGGCCTCGCCCGCCGTGCGCTTCCCGGGCCTCCACCGCCTGAACGGCTATCTCGCCGCGGGGGCGGCCTCGCACGAGGGGCGGCTCCTCTACACCCGCCTGGTGCGGGAGCGCAACCGCGCCGCCGCAGCGCTGCGCCAGGCGGCGGAGATAGCGGAGGGGAGATAG
- a CDS encoding MaoC family dehydratase: MPEFQMGRWYEDFVVGEVVKHRPGRTILESDNTWFTLLTNNTHPIHFDRHYASKTPFGRPIVNSALTLAIVTGMTVTDMSYRSIANLEWEHIRMPAPVFAGDTLYAESVVVEKRESRSKPDRGVVTIETRAHNQRGELVMEFRRKSLAAKKGSGAIPDYENIPLDGE, from the coding sequence ATGCCCGAGTTCCAGATGGGCCGCTGGTACGAGGACTTCGTGGTGGGCGAGGTCGTCAAGCACCGCCCGGGCCGCACCATATTGGAGTCCGACAATACCTGGTTCACCCTCCTCACGAACAACACCCACCCCATCCACTTCGACCGCCACTACGCCTCGAAGACACCCTTCGGCCGGCCCATCGTCAACTCGGCCCTCACCCTCGCCATCGTGACCGGCATGACGGTGACGGACATGTCCTACCGCTCCATCGCCAACCTGGAGTGGGAGCACATCCGGATGCCCGCCCCCGTCTTCGCCGGCGACACCCTCTACGCCGAGAGCGTGGTGGTGGAAAAGCGCGAGTCCCGGAGCAAGCCCGACCGGGGCGTCGTCACCATCGAGACCCGCGCCCACAACCAGCGGGGCGAGCTCGTGATGGAGTTCCGCCGCAAGTCCCTCGCCGCGAAAAAGGGCTCGGGCGCCATCCCCGACTACGAGAACATCCCGCTGGACGGGGAGTAG
- a CDS encoding thiamine pyrophosphate-binding protein encodes MPKMTGAQYLAEALKGYGVTHLFHVPAILRRTMVEMEERTQINRVVTHGEKAAAYMADGYARASGRPGVCGAQVIGALNLAAGLRDAWLARSPVIAFTGGRSAATKFRGVYQEVDDVPSFEPVTKFNATVDNVARIPDMLCQAFRAATTGSPGPVHLQFAGNEGQLDAEEADMEVRVEPEFSRVSPFRPEPDPAKVREAARLLGAARKPVIVAGGGVRASGASKELLELAEKLQIPVATSLNGKDSIPARHPLSVGVVGTYSRKSANRVVKEADLVFFVGSSAGGMATHFWAVPPIGTPAIQLDIDPMTLGRNYPLKAAVNGDAKVSLKKLAEAADPSTAASRKPWVERAQAIVKEFYEEYAPLLNSEQVPMRPERICRELSEHLPSDAIAAVDTGHSGMWMGGMWDLKQGQGYMRSAGHLGWAFPAALGAKCGAPERPVLCFTGDAGFYYHIGEVETAARWNINAVILVNDNRSGNQSKRGFDRAYGGQQTKKGFELWGFNEVNLAKVAESLGATGIRVEKPGDLKGALDKAFSIKKGPVVLDVISDIDAAAPLAFS; translated from the coding sequence ATGCCGAAGATGACCGGCGCCCAATACCTCGCCGAGGCGCTCAAGGGCTACGGCGTCACCCATCTGTTCCACGTCCCGGCCATCCTGCGCCGCACCATGGTGGAGATGGAGGAGCGCACCCAGATCAACCGCGTGGTCACCCACGGGGAGAAGGCCGCCGCCTACATGGCCGACGGCTACGCCCGCGCCTCGGGCCGTCCCGGGGTGTGCGGCGCCCAGGTCATCGGGGCCCTCAACCTGGCCGCCGGCCTGCGGGACGCTTGGCTCGCCCGCTCCCCCGTCATCGCCTTCACCGGGGGCCGCTCCGCCGCCACCAAGTTCCGGGGCGTGTACCAGGAGGTGGACGACGTGCCCTCCTTCGAGCCCGTGACCAAGTTCAACGCCACGGTGGACAACGTGGCCCGCATCCCGGACATGCTCTGCCAGGCCTTCCGCGCCGCTACCACGGGCTCGCCCGGGCCGGTGCACCTCCAGTTCGCCGGGAACGAGGGCCAGCTCGACGCCGAGGAGGCGGACATGGAGGTGCGCGTCGAGCCCGAGTTCTCCCGCGTGTCGCCCTTCCGGCCCGAGCCCGACCCGGCCAAGGTGCGCGAGGCGGCGAGGCTCCTCGGCGCGGCCCGGAAGCCCGTCATCGTCGCGGGCGGCGGGGTGCGCGCCTCGGGCGCCTCGAAGGAGCTCCTCGAGCTCGCCGAGAAGCTCCAGATCCCCGTCGCCACCTCCCTGAACGGGAAGGACTCCATCCCGGCCAGGCACCCCCTCTCGGTGGGGGTGGTGGGCACCTACTCCCGCAAGAGCGCCAACCGGGTGGTGAAGGAGGCGGACCTCGTCTTTTTCGTGGGCTCTTCGGCGGGAGGCATGGCCACCCACTTCTGGGCCGTCCCCCCCATCGGCACCCCGGCCATCCAGCTCGACATCGACCCCATGACCCTGGGGCGCAACTACCCCCTGAAGGCCGCCGTCAACGGGGACGCCAAGGTCTCCCTCAAGAAGCTGGCCGAGGCCGCCGACCCCTCGACCGCCGCCTCGCGCAAGCCCTGGGTCGAGCGCGCCCAGGCCATCGTCAAGGAGTTCTATGAGGAGTACGCCCCGCTCCTCAACTCCGAGCAGGTGCCCATGCGGCCCGAGCGCATCTGCAGGGAGCTCTCGGAGCACCTTCCCTCGGACGCCATCGCGGCGGTGGACACCGGCCACTCCGGCATGTGGATGGGGGGCATGTGGGACCTGAAGCAGGGCCAGGGCTACATGCGCAGCGCCGGCCACCTGGGCTGGGCCTTCCCGGCGGCCTTGGGCGCCAAGTGCGGCGCGCCGGAGCGGCCCGTCCTCTGCTTCACCGGGGACGCCGGCTTCTACTACCACATCGGCGAGGTCGAGACGGCCGCCCGCTGGAACATCAACGCCGTCATCCTGGTGAACGACAACCGCTCCGGCAACCAGTCCAAGCGCGGCTTCGACCGCGCCTACGGCGGCCAGCAGACCAAGAAGGGCTTCGAGCTCTGGGGCTTCAACGAGGTGAACCTGGCCAAGGTGGCCGAGAGCCTGGGGGCGACCGGCATCCGGGTCGAGAAGCCGGGCGACCTCAAGGGCGCCCTCGACAAGGCCTTCTCCATCAAGAAGGGCCCCGTCGTCCTCGACGTCATCAGCGACATCGACGCCGCCGCGCCGCTGGCGTTCAGCTAA
- a CDS encoding Lrp/AsnC ligand binding domain-containing protein, giving the protein MRAAFALIEVEPGRAEAVADSLIEIEPVHEVYSISGEYDILAKLVVESMDDVPGIITGRIQRIPGLRRSHTLLAFSAFK; this is encoded by the coding sequence GTGCGCGCCGCATTCGCCCTGATAGAAGTGGAGCCCGGCCGGGCCGAGGCCGTGGCGGATTCTCTCATCGAGATCGAGCCCGTCCACGAGGTCTATTCCATCAGCGGGGAGTACGACATCCTGGCCAAGCTGGTGGTGGAGTCCATGGACGACGTGCCGGGCATCATCACCGGGCGCATCCAGCGGATCCCGGGCCTGCGGCGGAGCCACACCCTCCTCGCCTTCAGCGCCTTCAAGTAG
- a CDS encoding acyl-CoA dehydrogenase family protein, with product MVKDFVDREVRPVAMEYELADEYPEPLARKMRELGFFGFTIPERYGGGGMDEVCYAILMEELSVGWMSLGGILGTHMMTAWMILNYGTEEQKSTYLPRMATGEWHSGMALTEPGSGSDAAALKTSARKEADCWVVNGTKMFISNAGHGTMFSTFVRTDPSLPKAKGISCLLVHKGAPGFKVGRHLKKLGYRGIRTSELIFQDARVPLENLLGKENEGFPMIMSALEGGRINVAARSVGLARAAFEDSVRYAQQRETFGKPLAQHQLIAAKLAEMATRIEASKLLTYQAASLKAAGKRSDLEAGMAKFFASETAEFCASEAIQVHGGMGFIQELPVERYFRDCKLLTVGEGSNEIQRLIIARRLLEKYPA from the coding sequence ATGGTGAAGGACTTCGTGGACCGCGAGGTCCGGCCCGTCGCGATGGAGTACGAGCTGGCGGACGAGTATCCCGAGCCCCTCGCCCGGAAGATGCGCGAGCTGGGCTTCTTCGGCTTCACCATCCCCGAGCGCTACGGCGGGGGCGGGATGGACGAGGTGTGCTACGCCATCCTGATGGAGGAGCTCTCGGTCGGGTGGATGAGCCTGGGCGGCATCCTCGGCACCCACATGATGACCGCCTGGATGATCCTGAATTACGGCACCGAGGAGCAGAAGAGCACCTACCTGCCCAGGATGGCGACGGGGGAGTGGCACTCGGGCATGGCCCTGACCGAGCCCGGCTCGGGCTCGGACGCCGCCGCCCTCAAGACCTCGGCCCGAAAAGAGGCCGACTGCTGGGTGGTGAACGGCACCAAGATGTTCATCTCGAACGCCGGGCACGGCACCATGTTCAGCACCTTCGTGCGCACCGACCCGAGCCTCCCCAAGGCCAAGGGCATCTCCTGCCTCCTCGTCCACAAGGGGGCGCCCGGCTTCAAGGTGGGCCGCCACCTGAAGAAGCTGGGCTACCGGGGGATCCGGACGAGCGAGCTCATCTTCCAGGACGCCCGCGTGCCCCTGGAGAACCTGCTCGGGAAGGAGAACGAGGGCTTCCCCATGATCATGAGCGCCCTGGAGGGCGGGCGCATCAACGTCGCCGCGCGGAGCGTGGGCCTCGCGCGGGCCGCTTTCGAGGACTCCGTCCGCTACGCCCAGCAGCGCGAGACCTTCGGGAAGCCCCTGGCCCAGCACCAGCTCATCGCCGCCAAGCTGGCCGAGATGGCCACCCGCATCGAGGCCTCGAAGCTCCTCACCTACCAGGCCGCGAGCCTCAAGGCGGCGGGCAAGCGCAGCGACCTCGAGGCCGGGATGGCCAAGTTCTTCGCCTCCGAGACGGCGGAATTCTGCGCGAGCGAGGCCATCCAGGTGCACGGTGGGATGGGCTTCATCCAGGAGCTCCCGGTCGAGCGCTACTTCCGCGACTGCAAGCTCCTGACCGTGGGCGAGGGCTCGAACGAGATCCAGCGCCTCATCATCGCGCGGCGTCTCCTGGAGAAGTACCCGGCGTAG
- a CDS encoding ABC transporter permease: protein MVAAGTVTPGATAEEKGALTARRGALRLLLGSPSALAGVILVLGVVLAAVFAPWVATHEPSAQILADQLQPPGAKYLLGTDQLGRDIFSRIVWGARISLRMGILAVAIGLALGLVVGFLSGFIGGWADMLLMRLVDILLSFPLYLLAILVMAILGPSLTNAMIAVGIATFPHIARLVRGETLAVKEREFVEAARGLGADYLRLGTRHIIPQIMGPLVVLATFRVATAIVVESSLSFLGLGPPPPTPAWGLMIAEGQQVLEIAPWVSVIPGAAIMVLVMGFNLAGDALRDVLDPRLRGSAPGKGAEEDTA from the coding sequence ATGGTGGCGGCGGGAACGGTGACCCCTGGTGCGACGGCGGAAGAAAAGGGCGCCCTCACCGCGCGCCGGGGGGCGCTCCGGCTGCTGCTCGGCTCCCCCTCGGCCCTGGCCGGGGTGATTCTGGTGCTGGGCGTGGTGCTGGCGGCCGTCTTCGCCCCCTGGGTCGCCACCCACGAGCCCTCCGCCCAGATACTCGCGGATCAGCTCCAGCCCCCCGGCGCCAAGTACCTGCTCGGCACCGACCAGCTCGGGCGCGACATCTTCAGCCGCATCGTGTGGGGGGCGCGCATCTCGCTGCGCATGGGCATCCTGGCGGTGGCCATCGGGCTGGCGCTGGGGCTGGTGGTGGGCTTCCTCTCGGGTTTCATCGGGGGGTGGGCCGACATGCTCCTCATGCGCCTGGTGGACATCCTCCTCTCGTTCCCCCTCTACCTCCTGGCCATCCTGGTGATGGCCATCCTGGGGCCCTCGCTCACCAACGCCATGATCGCGGTCGGGATCGCCACCTTCCCCCACATCGCGCGGCTGGTGCGCGGCGAGACCCTCGCGGTGAAGGAGCGGGAGTTCGTCGAGGCGGCGCGCGGCCTGGGGGCGGACTACCTGCGCCTGGGGACGCGCCACATCATCCCCCAGATCATGGGGCCGCTCGTCGTGCTGGCGACCTTCCGGGTGGCGACGGCCATCGTCGTGGAGTCGAGCCTGAGCTTCCTGGGGCTGGGCCCCCCGCCCCCGACGCCCGCCTGGGGGCTCATGATCGCCGAGGGGCAGCAGGTGCTGGAGATCGCGCCCTGGGTTTCGGTCATCCCGGGCGCGGCCATCATGGTGCTGGTGATGGGCTTCAACCTGGCGGGCGACGCCCTGCGGGACGTGCTGGACCCCCGCCTCAGGGGCTCCGCGCCGGGCAAGGGCGCCGAGGAGGACACGGCGTAG